The Lycium barbarum isolate Lr01 chromosome 4, ASM1917538v2, whole genome shotgun sequence nucleotide sequence TGATGTCTTGGTTCCCTGTTGACTGGCCTTATGATTCTCGTTGTAGAatgtgtttggccaagcttcctCGATCTCTTTATTTTAAAAAGTGTTGTTCACTAGACGTGTTTTAtgaaaagtacttttggagaCTAGGCGTGTTTATCTAATcaatttggaaaacatttttgtAAATGTTATAGCAATAAACTTATGCTTGGTAAAGATTCCAAAAGTGCTTTTAGAAAACTACTTTcaaaacttttgaaaaacaacttATGTTACTATTCAAAACACTCAGTTTTCCcctaaaagcttgaccaaacacctcAACTTTCTAAAATAAGTACTTGTTTGAAAAAATAAACACTTTTGGAaaccaaaagcttggccaaacaggtaGTAGTGCCCAACAGTTTGATGGAATGGGTGGCATTGGCTGTCTTCTGCCACCCCAAGGAACAATGAGTACCTGCACTAGGCTCACCTGGAAACCAACATTTACTTTGCATTCTCAAAGTTCATACACAGTAGGCAGTTAAAGCTTGTGGTGCATTGAAAATCTAGCAGAATCTGTATCCACAAGCCAAAATAGAAAGCTTTGATGAAACTTTATAGAAAGTACTTAAATACACATCCCAAAGCCACTGGAATCAGCATGATCAAAGTCACTATAAGATCAAAATATGAAACTACTCAACAAGCCTGACTCTTACTAATTTAAAACAGTGTATACGCCAACAAGTAACAAAAAGCATTATAACCCACAAAACACTTGCTCATATGCGGTGCACTTTAAGTAAAAACACAAAGATACCATTACAATGTAAACCTTTCAGAACTCTGGTACAGGCTGCTAAACACTCTATTGCCTGACAGATAGCTCGGCGCAAAGATGGAGAGTTCCGTCAATGAAGTATATGCTATCTTCAGCCAGAAACGTAGTCCAAGCTACACCAAACAGGTTTCTGCAGCCAACAATCTTGCCACCTGTGAAAGTGTAGTTTCCCTTGTATTTGCTAACGTGTTTGCCGCCTGGACCGATACGCGCTGCAAATTCGTAATCAACTGCAAGTGATGCTGACCCGTTCTCTTGCGTACCCAGAAATAACCCAAAGCAATGGAATGCGCTTTGTTGATCCATGTTGCAATGAGCTGACAGGAAAAAAACCTGTCCACCCAAATGGAAAGCCTGTGAATAAACTCTACCAGAAGGAAAGAGGCTAGCGCACACATCTCTTTCCAAAATAAGGTAAATAAGATACTGCTGACGAAGCATTTTGCACACGAAAGCTTTAACAGGTCTATATTTGTATGCCCTCTCCACATAACGATATTCCAGTTCCTTCCCTGCCTCTGCAACTATTAAGCGCTGACGATGCAGTGCTTCGGCCTTATAAGAAAGAGCCTCGAAGACAAGCTTTGAAGCAAGCCCAGAATCAAAATCATTGCACGTTATTAGGACTTTCTTCAGCTTCCTGCTTGTCATGCATGGAAATCGAATGAGGTGACAAAGACGTGAGTTCCATATTTCCCGCCGTTCCTCAAGCTTTGGGTAATGCATCCGGGCCCACTTCAACGCAAAGTCACAGACAGCATTCTCTGAAGCAATCTGAAGATCATCACTGGACAGAACGGCCTCAATTCCCGCAAGAGGCAAATTCAATACCTTTTTTTGGAACCTGAAGGATTTAAGGAAAAAGAATGCAAATGAAGATAATTTTTTTCTCAAATAGTTTGCATGCATGTGCATTGCACTCAACAATAGCAGTTAGTGAAAAAGTTATTCATTATCTGTGAATCAAATAAACAAAAGATCACTTTCAAATTAAAACgaaaaacaatatgaaaatttTCCAATATGTAACAATTGACTAAAGTAAAGACTGATAGGGAAATGCAAATCATTCATACTTCTATTAGTAGTATAGATAGTTAAGAGGCTCATGAAAAGTGTCTAGAGCATTTAAAGCTGAGTTTTTTATTATAGGTCAATTCTTAACCTGGTACTaatgaaacaaaatgaaaaaactTCATCAGCTAGTGCCTGGGTTCCAAGAGGGTGGGCGATTACTAAGACGAACTGTTGGGTAATAGATATTCACTCATGTGGTAATCAGGACAATGAAATGAAGAATTTTCTCGTGATACTGAGGAAAATCAAAAACTTAACCAGAGCGAACAATgtaaaagttaattttttttttttttttttttaaaatcagtgAACAATGTAAAAGTTAATATTTCTACATAGAGCTACTCACTTGGTTAAATCCTTGAAATGCGAAGCAAGAAACTGTTTTGCAGCATTTGTTAATGGAAGAACTTCATCAGCCATTGATATATTGAAAGGAAGATCCAAATAGAGCAATGCTGATTCACATGTCATGCGATAATTCTGCAGTAAGCGGCTGCAGTATCTCATGCATGATGCAACCTCAAATTTGTAAGCAGTCTTCAGCACATCAAGTACAAAAGTAGGTGTTGTAGTCGATAAAGTATCGGTATAGACAAAATTCAGCAGGTCCATGAGGGCAGCTTCTTCTGCTCAATAAAGTTGAGAAAGGCAAAAGTTAAAAAAGGAAAATTGTCAACCAACAACAGAAGAAAATATGTGCAGATGATTTTTCGCGATAGACTCTGCAACTAATTAAACCATCAAGTGAATGAGGAATACAACTAAACTTGCAAACACTATGCGCGATAATCTTTGTCAAATTGACTCTCTGGGAGTATCTAATATATTTCATGTCAAATATCCCATAATCAAAAAGAAAATATAGGATATATGTACCGGGCTAAGGCTAATAACTACAGAAATTCCTTGTGTGGTATTTACTTATCCAGCTGTTTGGTAGGTAATATGATTTCTATTTGATGGTGGATTGAGAGTGAAAGAATGTAAATACAAAATGCATCTGGTTCGCGCAAGCCCAATCTCATACTAGGGAAAAGCTAGTTATTCTAAGTTTTTTACCCTAACAATATGCATTGCTCCTCTTCTCAGAAAAACATTCCATTTTTCCAACCCTTCCTTGAGAAGGAATATGAATTGTCATTGCTGCAATCTTTTTCTAATAAAAGGAGATTTTTTTTATGTACAAGTCGTTCACGAAGATGATATCAGACCTCTATTCTTGCTTAATCATCTTATTCTTTTCTCTGTGCATGTACCTAAACTTTTCCAAAGGTGTCAATTGTATTaacagtgggggggggggggggggggggaggggggggggggagtcatTGACATTGGTTTTATCCCCTGATTCAATCCAGAAAAGAAATGTAGTTGAAAAAATTGAAGCTCATCATTACAACTACGCTTTTCAATCAGGACAGAATGTAGTGGAAATGTGGAATGAACTGAATATTTCACACAAGAAAGTACCAGTCAAGATTAGAACTTACCAGATGCATGAATTCGTATAGTTACGTGTCGTTGCCTCGACTCTTTCATGCCATTTGAGAACAACTAAGAAGAAAACAAATAGTTATATTACACAAAACAGGGAATGCCTAATTAAGGCAATAAGTATTATATTAAAGACACTACTCACCTTATAAAAGAATCGACTCTTAACTGCCAAAATGGGAGAACTGATATATAAAGCTCTCAAGCGAATGGGGTTTGAGTAGTCCGTGTTCGTAGATGAATCATCATTTCCAGAAGCTTCATCATCGCCTATAAAATGCATCAAACTTGTCTAAGAAAACCTTGACAAATAACCAATGATCATGTAGACAACAACGTAAGAATGCAACTATCATCAACGAAAATTTGAGGGGGCAATATCAGAATCTAATGTCAGATACTTTGATAATCAAGAGTTTATGGAAAGAGTTATAATCATTAATGACAGATATCCTTGAAATAGCAGGAAAAAATAGTCCATTATAAGGAAGTCAATAAGTACCAGGGGGATTTGTTGTCATCTCCATGGCAGAAGGTGATTCCTCAAGCATTCCtacaacttcttcttcttcttgttcatCATCAGCAAGACCATCTTCCATTTCAAGCACATTACAATTTAATACCTGCTCCTCACGTTGCATGACCACGTCCGCATCTGACAAGTGAATGAGATAAGCATACAGAAGGGGAAAAAAGAGGAAAAGTCAAGTAATTAATAGTGCAGAACTCCCAAATATGTCACTAACAGGGAAGTTTACGTGACAAAGTATATTTTGTTCTTTCAATAGGCTGCAAACTTCAAAGCCTTTCGTTTCAAGTTACATCTCATTAAATTCAACATCAAACATAACCATATAATAACAAATTCGAATACCCATCTAATCCTACCTTTATTTTAACCAAAAAAGAGTTCTATATTGAAAAAGAAAATTGCAGCTGTTAATTCTGTAAAGAAAATGCAACCACAACCCACACAAGGGGAAAAAAACCCTATATCCATATACTGTCTTTCGCATAAGAACAACTACTATAATTTAACTCTAAACTAGTTGagtttagctatatgaatcctttaCATCGCTTCCACTCCATTTGAGTCATAAACTGCCTTTGCCATGCATTAACCAAAAGGGAATTCCCATATGAAAAAACCTCCTTTACGCTAAATGGCAAATGGGATATCCAGTTCCAGATATATCTCCAACGAAAACAAAAACATCTACGAATTAAAAGATGTTCAACCCCATCTATTAATGGAATAGATGTTAAACCCAAACAGAGAAATCGAAAATCAATCCATTTAATATCTTGGTTTCTTCTCTTCTGCAACAAAAAATCTATAGTAACATCCATTTATGTAGATGATACAGAAAATAAAAAATCCAAGGGTAAAAGGTGTTAAATCCTAATGCATAAATCGATAGCTAATCATTTTCTTTCTTGATATATTTTCTGCAAAAACCAAAAATCTATGTGGTAAAAATATGATCGTTCTCTGCACATGATAACAGAAAACCACAACTCTATGGGTTTAACTTATAAACCCTAATCAATCATTCATAAAGGCAACCATTTCATGATTTCTTCTCtaataacacaaaaaaaaaaaaaaaaaaaaaaaaaaaaccataaagATGTAAATAAACTCTAATTTaaaattcaggaaaaaaaaaaagcaaaccaTTTTTTTCACTCTTACGCTTGCGTTTCCGAGTCCGCTCAACAATGCTATTAACATCTCCACCTTCAATTTTCTTTTCCGGGTCGATTACAATCTTAATCTTCAAAATCCGATCCGAGAAATATTTATTATTGAAGGCAAACCCGAAATCGGTTTGTGTACCCAACCCTTCAGAACCATACCCTAGAGGGAAATTGGAATCCATTATCACTGAACAGTTCCAAGTTAGAGTTTTCACCCAAAATTTTATACCAAATTGAATGAGGCGATAAAATTTAAGAGAAACCCAATGGGTAAATGAAGGAATAGGGGGTTTTATATAAAAGATTTACAATGAAAGCAATAAATTTTACAGGTAGGAAGAGAACCCCAATTTGAAAACAGGTAAAGATTGATATTACAGAAATCTGATGCAATAAATTTTACAGGTAGGAAGGGAACCCCAATTTGAAAACAAGGTAATGATTGAGATTACGGAAATCTAGTTTCTCAGAAGAATACTTAATTAGGTTG carries:
- the LOC132634828 gene encoding BTB/POZ domain-containing protein POB1-like isoform X1, with amino-acid sequence MELGTRFWLKIAYTSSMEFSIFMRSLLSGYGSEGLGTQTDFGFAFNNKYFSDRILKIKIVIDPEKKIEGGDVNSIVERTRKRKRKSEKNDADVVMQREEQVLNCNVLEMEDGLADDEQEEEEVVGMLEESPSAMEMTTNPPGDDEASGNDDSSTNTDYSNPIRLRALYISSPILAVKSRFFYKLFSNGMKESRQRHVTIRIHASEEAALMDLLNFVYTDTLSTTTPTFVLDVLKTAYKFEVASCMRYCSRLLQNYRMTCESALLYLDLPFNISMADEVLPLTNAAKQFLASHFKDLTKFQKKVLNLPLAGIEAVLSSDDLQIASENAVCDFALKWARMHYPKLEERREIWNSRLCHLIRFPCMTSRKLKKVLITCNDFDSGLASKLVFEALSYKAEALHRQRLIVAEAGKELEYRYVERAYKYRPVKAFVCKMLRQQYLIYLILERDVCASLFPSGRVYSQAFHLGGQVFFLSAHCNMDQQSAFHCFGLFLGTQENGSASLAVDYEFAARIGPGGKHVSKYKGNYTFTGGKIVGCRNLFGVAWTTFLAEDSIYFIDGTLHLCAELSVRQ
- the LOC132634828 gene encoding BTB/POZ domain-containing protein POB1-like isoform X2, with amino-acid sequence MELGTRFWLKIAYTSSMEFSIFMRSLLSGYGSEGLGTQTDFGFAFNNKYFSDRILKIKIVIDPEKKIEGGDVNSIVERTRKRKHADVVMQREEQVLNCNVLEMEDGLADDEQEEEEVVGMLEESPSAMEMTTNPPGDDEASGNDDSSTNTDYSNPIRLRALYISSPILAVKSRFFYKLFSNGMKESRQRHVTIRIHASEEAALMDLLNFVYTDTLSTTTPTFVLDVLKTAYKFEVASCMRYCSRLLQNYRMTCESALLYLDLPFNISMADEVLPLTNAAKQFLASHFKDLTKFQKKVLNLPLAGIEAVLSSDDLQIASENAVCDFALKWARMHYPKLEERREIWNSRLCHLIRFPCMTSRKLKKVLITCNDFDSGLASKLVFEALSYKAEALHRQRLIVAEAGKELEYRYVERAYKYRPVKAFVCKMLRQQYLIYLILERDVCASLFPSGRVYSQAFHLGGQVFFLSAHCNMDQQSAFHCFGLFLGTQENGSASLAVDYEFAARIGPGGKHVSKYKGNYTFTGGKIVGCRNLFGVAWTTFLAEDSIYFIDGTLHLCAELSVRQ